A stretch of Acidobacteriota bacterium DNA encodes these proteins:
- a CDS encoding cytochrome c3 family protein translates to MSLGGLVWVGSLLSTSGYVTGEGVVLTQPVPFSHDHHFTGLGIHCGYCHTTVETSAFAGIPPVETCMNCHKEIWTNAELLEPIRESYRSGVPIEWERVHDLPDYVFFNHSIHVAKGIGCESCHGRVDEMPLVRQVESLTMAWCLDCHRDPAEHVRPKEEIYTFDWKPPIPQSELGPQLVAEYDVQSITNCSACHY, encoded by the coding sequence GTGTCCCTGGGCGGCTTGGTTTGGGTGGGCTCTTTGCTCAGCACCTCCGGCTACGTGACCGGCGAGGGCGTGGTGCTCACACAACCGGTGCCCTTCTCCCACGATCATCACTTTACGGGTCTCGGCATCCACTGCGGTTACTGCCATACCACCGTCGAGACTTCGGCCTTCGCGGGCATTCCGCCGGTCGAGACGTGTATGAATTGCCACAAGGAGATCTGGACCAACGCGGAGCTGCTGGAGCCGATTCGCGAGTCGTACCGCTCCGGCGTGCCGATCGAGTGGGAGCGGGTGCACGATCTACCGGACTACGTGTTCTTCAACCACTCGATCCACGTTGCCAAGGGCATCGGCTGCGAGTCCTGCCACGGGCGGGTGGATGAAATGCCGCTGGTTCGCCAGGTCGAGTCGCTGACCATGGCCTGGTGTCTCGACTGTCATCGAGATCCGGCCGAGCATGTACGCCCGAAGGAGGAGATCTACACCTTCGACTGGAAACCGCCGATCCCGCAGTCGGAGCTGGGCCCACAACTGGTGGCGGAGTACGACGTCCAGAGCATCACGAATTGTTCCGCTTGCCATTACTGA
- the cyoE gene encoding heme o synthase produces the protein MKKDTLFADLSELVKARIAVMVVVTTAVGYLMASPLNVGLRAFDPIGLLTVLLGTALVAGGAGVLNQVVEREPDSRMDRTAGRPIPAGRISSDTALVLGVLLSITGLAQLAYSVNLLTALLGAATLAGYVFIYTPLKRVSSLATIVGAVPGAVPPMMGWTAARDAIEPGAWALFGILFLWQMPHFLAIAWMYRDDYQKGGFPMLPVFDPDGSRTGRQAVLYAAALVPVSLLPTVLGHTGVLYFVGAALLSGAYFLCSFGFNRRRHRGTAHRLLLASVIYLPALLAVMLVDRIRF, from the coding sequence GTGAAAAAAGACACCCTGTTCGCCGACCTCTCCGAATTGGTCAAGGCACGCATCGCCGTGATGGTGGTGGTGACCACCGCCGTCGGTTATTTGATGGCCAGCCCCCTGAATGTGGGGCTGAGGGCTTTCGACCCGATAGGACTGTTGACGGTGCTCCTCGGCACCGCCCTGGTGGCCGGTGGCGCCGGGGTGCTCAACCAGGTGGTCGAGCGCGAGCCGGACAGCCGCATGGACCGCACCGCCGGGCGCCCGATTCCCGCCGGCCGAATCAGTTCCGACACGGCGCTGGTGCTCGGCGTGCTCCTGTCCATCACCGGCCTCGCCCAACTCGCCTACTCGGTCAATCTGCTGACCGCCCTGCTGGGTGCCGCCACCCTCGCCGGCTACGTTTTCATCTACACGCCGCTGAAGCGGGTCAGCTCGCTGGCGACGATCGTCGGAGCGGTCCCCGGGGCCGTGCCGCCGATGATGGGATGGACCGCCGCCCGGGACGCCATTGAACCCGGAGCCTGGGCACTCTTCGGCATTCTCTTCCTGTGGCAGATGCCGCACTTCCTGGCGATCGCCTGGATGTACCGTGATGACTACCAGAAGGGCGGTTTTCCGATGCTGCCGGTGTTCGATCCGGACGGCAGCCGAACCGGCCGCCAGGCGGTGCTCTACGCAGCGGCGCTGGTGCCGGTGTCGCTACTGCCCACCGTCCTCGGCCACACCGGGGTCCTGTACTTCGTCGGCGCCGCGTTGCTGAGCGGGGCCTACTTTCTTTGCTCCTTCGGCTTCAACCGCCGGCGCCACCGCGGCACCGCCCACCGGCTGCTGCTGGCGTCGGTTATCTACCTACCGGCGCTACTGGCGGTGATGCTGGTGGACCGCATCCGCTTCTGA
- a CDS encoding SCO family protein — MADATEVDPVTEDGTLPSGSPDDPLPDDPQSVGRSIGRGLLWGLLLGAILIILLATWTRQRQGAPEAALPILGQVPAFSLTDRDGGDFSLADLAGHPWVADTIFTRCTLVCPTMTARMARLDQRLPAATKLVSVSLDPGHDTPEVLEDWARSYEASDRWHFLTGPSDGIHALVRDGFKLGVAAAPEAETLPPGEAIVHSNRFVLVDGRGRIRGYYDSSDLEALETLVNDLGRLGD; from the coding sequence TTGGCGGACGCTACCGAGGTCGATCCCGTGACGGAAGACGGTACCTTGCCGTCCGGCTCACCCGACGACCCTCTGCCGGACGATCCACAGTCCGTCGGCCGCTCGATCGGGCGGGGTTTGCTGTGGGGCCTGCTCCTCGGCGCCATACTGATCATCCTGCTCGCCACCTGGACGCGGCAGCGGCAAGGAGCGCCGGAGGCGGCGCTCCCGATCCTCGGGCAGGTGCCGGCCTTCAGCCTCACCGACCGCGACGGAGGCGATTTCTCCCTCGCCGACCTCGCCGGCCACCCCTGGGTAGCGGACACGATTTTCACCCGCTGCACCCTGGTGTGCCCCACCATGACCGCCCGCATGGCGCGCCTCGACCAGCGGCTCCCGGCGGCGACCAAGCTGGTGTCGGTGAGCCTCGATCCCGGCCACGACACGCCGGAGGTCCTGGAGGATTGGGCCCGCTCCTACGAGGCCAGCGACCGCTGGCACTTCCTCACCGGACCCAGCGACGGGATCCACGCCTTGGTGCGCGATGGCTTCAAGCTGGGCGTTGCGGCGGCTCCGGAGGCCGAAACCCTGCCCCCCGGCGAGGCCATCGTCCACAGCAACCGCTTCGTGCTGGTCGACGGCCGAGGCCGCATTCGCGGCTATTACGACTCCTCGGACCTCGAAGCGCTGGAAACCCTGGTCAACGACCTAGGTCGATTGGGCGACTGA
- a CDS encoding S8 family serine peptidase — MNRPTLLLAALALCAIVTSPLAAERYVVVFEQENLKAREAQQIIDNHGATMVRNHADIGVAVVEADDSAFASKVQSDGKIVGAYRDVQHATAAGSEPIPATLPADLASARGAQASLSDLITSPPPLTPSTVTVDQLLNTFFFAIQWDLQLIEVEGVWTEFGNLGDEDVEIAVLASGLDYTHPDLQGRVDLDRSRNFVPEDAAQVQALFPGAHPIADLGFQGTWTASLMVCNALVFSCPVPHSTLIGVKWLDSQERGRVGDLVTSIRYAASIGSDVIVIPENLAEPLRWSDRDDRPAIIALKRAIFYAWLRGSAVLTGAGGTLLECGIDADADGDNIIAPAQLGATAVAATGINDQYGNFTDFGRSLVDIAAPGGGVLADTCLPDPDPNLYNVALGACTSFSQWVSPLGVDFSTLCNFETGPTWIFALGADQALAHAGSVAALIDSKWNGWLPGWLVNWQMTRTADDVIDPGFDVFSGRGRVNAYRAVTE, encoded by the coding sequence ATGAATCGTCCGACCCTACTTCTCGCCGCGTTGGCCCTTTGCGCCATCGTTACCTCCCCTCTGGCCGCCGAACGCTATGTCGTGGTGTTCGAACAGGAAAACCTCAAGGCCCGGGAAGCCCAGCAGATCATCGACAACCATGGCGCCACGATGGTGCGCAATCACGCGGATATTGGGGTGGCGGTGGTCGAGGCGGACGACTCCGCATTCGCATCCAAGGTCCAGTCCGATGGCAAAATCGTGGGCGCCTACCGCGATGTGCAGCACGCCACCGCCGCCGGCTCCGAACCGATTCCCGCCACCCTCCCGGCGGACCTCGCCTCCGCCCGAGGCGCGCAGGCGTCCTTGAGCGACCTGATCACCTCGCCTCCGCCGCTGACTCCCTCCACGGTCACCGTGGACCAGCTTCTCAACACCTTCTTCTTCGCCATCCAGTGGGACCTCCAGTTGATCGAGGTGGAAGGGGTGTGGACGGAGTTCGGCAACCTCGGCGACGAAGACGTGGAGATCGCCGTGCTGGCCTCGGGACTCGACTACACCCATCCCGACCTCCAGGGCCGGGTGGATCTCGACCGCAGCCGCAACTTCGTGCCGGAAGACGCCGCCCAGGTGCAGGCTCTCTTCCCCGGCGCCCACCCCATCGCCGATCTCGGATTCCAGGGCACCTGGACCGCCAGCCTGATGGTGTGCAACGCTCTGGTCTTTAGTTGCCCAGTGCCGCACTCCACGCTGATTGGCGTCAAGTGGCTCGACAGCCAGGAGCGCGGCCGTGTCGGCGATCTGGTGACCTCGATCCGCTATGCCGCTTCCATCGGTTCGGACGTCATCGTCATCCCCGAAAACCTCGCCGAGCCGCTGCGCTGGAGCGATCGCGACGACCGCCCGGCCATCATCGCCCTCAAGCGGGCCATCTTCTACGCCTGGCTGCGTGGATCGGCGGTGCTCACCGGCGCCGGCGGAACCCTCCTCGAATGCGGTATCGACGCCGACGCCGACGGCGACAACATCATCGCGCCGGCCCAGTTGGGCGCCACCGCCGTCGCCGCCACCGGCATCAACGACCAGTACGGCAACTTCACCGACTTCGGACGTTCCCTGGTCGACATCGCCGCCCCCGGCGGCGGGGTCCTCGCCGATACCTGCCTGCCGGATCCGGATCCCAACCTCTACAACGTGGCCCTCGGCGCCTGCACCAGCTTCAGCCAGTGGGTGTCGCCCCTGGGAGTGGACTTCTCAACTCTGTGCAACTTCGAGACGGGTCCCACCTGGATCTTCGCCCTGGGCGCCGATCAGGCGCTGGCCCACGCCGGTAGCGTGGCCGCCCTGATCGATAGCAAGTGGAACGGCTGGCTGCCGGGTTGGCTGGTCAACTGGCAGATGACCCGCACTGCCGATGACGTGATCGATCCGGGATTCGATGTGTTCAGCGGTCGCGGGCGGGTAAACGCCTACCGGGCGGTGACCGAGTAG
- a CDS encoding WHG domain-containing protein has protein sequence MALERQERKNRLIDAAERVFLDAGAPAASLAAVASEAGVKAPDLDEFFEDPAELVLAITHRALRVLNRRFEGAASQELLGMDKLESLGISYIQFALESPAQFNAMAQYESRSVPLAESNPYEAACAQEQDDLLEAVAEVIAVGIRDGSIRDDIEPLTSAVYVWGQVHGLIQIATLKGDQLRRRKGIELDELMVMFSTLMRDALAPRP, from the coding sequence TTGGCCCTAGAGCGTCAGGAACGGAAGAACCGCCTGATCGATGCGGCGGAGCGGGTGTTCCTCGACGCTGGCGCGCCGGCCGCCTCCCTGGCGGCGGTGGCCTCCGAGGCCGGGGTGAAGGCTCCCGACCTCGACGAGTTCTTCGAGGATCCGGCGGAACTGGTGCTGGCCATCACCCACCGCGCCCTGCGGGTGCTCAACCGCCGCTTCGAGGGCGCCGCCTCGCAAGAGCTCCTCGGCATGGACAAGCTCGAATCGCTGGGCATCTCCTACATCCAGTTCGCCCTGGAGTCACCGGCTCAGTTCAACGCCATGGCGCAGTACGAGTCGCGCTCCGTGCCGCTCGCCGAGTCCAACCCGTACGAAGCGGCCTGCGCTCAGGAGCAAGACGATCTGCTGGAAGCGGTCGCCGAAGTGATCGCCGTGGGGATCCGCGACGGCTCGATCCGCGACGACATCGAGCCCCTGACCAGCGCCGTCTACGTCTGGGGCCAGGTCCACGGCCTGATCCAGATCGCCACCCTCAAAGGCGACCAGCTCCGCCGCCGCAAAGGCATCGAACTGGACGAGCTGATGGTGATGTTTTCGACGTTGATGCGGGACGCGTTGGCTCCTCGGCCTTGA
- a CDS encoding S8 family serine peptidase, protein MMRPTQLVAAATLLVTAASPAMAERYLVVFEAENIKAQEARKIVEGHGAKMLRNHADIGVALVEADDLSFASKAAGDRKILGAHPDLRRPTAFTAETYPVEASFLKQDEVSFAHLITEPVPLTPSTVTADDLVNSILWDLQWDLRKMEVDRVWSELGNLGDEDVTIAVVASGLDYTHVELQGRVDLERSRNFVPEDVAMVQDLFPGAHPIADLGIHGTYTASMMVCNAVAHACPVPHATLVGVKWLDSQERGRIGDLVTAVRYAADIGSDVIVIPDQFDRRLRWSVREDRNLILALRRAMLYAKIRGSLILTGAWTERDMCGFNADADGDELLIPAQTGTTVVGATGLDDQWSAESSYGYSLVDIAAPGGQRDPVTCETDPNLFIFSVGACSGFTQFVSARPFDFSTICNFETTPVWIFSFGVRPAAAHVGSVAAMVESPLNGWLPGWLVRHRLFRTADDVITPGFDAFSGRGRVNAYRALTE, encoded by the coding sequence ATGATGCGCCCTACCCAACTCGTCGCGGCCGCGACCCTACTCGTCACCGCCGCTTCCCCCGCCATGGCCGAGCGCTATCTCGTCGTCTTCGAGGCCGAGAACATCAAGGCGCAAGAGGCCCGCAAGATCGTTGAAGGTCACGGCGCCAAGATGCTACGCAATCACGCGGACATCGGCGTCGCCCTGGTCGAGGCGGACGACCTGTCCTTTGCTTCCAAGGCGGCGGGGGATCGCAAGATCCTCGGCGCTCATCCGGACTTGCGCCGACCTACGGCGTTCACCGCCGAGACCTATCCGGTCGAAGCATCCTTCCTCAAGCAAGACGAGGTTTCCTTTGCACATCTGATCACCGAGCCGGTACCCCTGACTCCCTCGACGGTCACCGCTGACGACCTCGTCAACTCCATTCTCTGGGACCTACAGTGGGACCTTCGAAAGATGGAAGTGGACCGGGTATGGAGCGAGCTGGGCAACCTGGGAGACGAGGACGTGACGATCGCCGTGGTCGCCTCGGGCCTCGACTACACCCACGTCGAACTCCAGGGCCGGGTGGACCTCGAGCGCAGCCGCAACTTTGTGCCCGAGGACGTTGCCATGGTGCAGGACCTCTTCCCCGGCGCCCACCCGATCGCCGATCTCGGCATTCACGGCACGTACACCGCCAGCATGATGGTGTGCAACGCCGTGGCCCATGCCTGTCCGGTACCCCATGCCACCCTGGTCGGCGTCAAGTGGCTCGACAGCCAGGAGCGCGGCCGTATCGGCGATTTGGTGACGGCCGTGCGCTACGCCGCCGACATCGGCTCGGACGTCATCGTCATCCCGGATCAGTTCGACCGCCGTCTGCGCTGGAGCGTGCGGGAGGATCGGAACCTGATCCTGGCTCTGCGCCGGGCCATGCTCTACGCCAAAATCCGAGGATCGCTCATCCTGACGGGCGCCTGGACGGAGCGCGATATGTGCGGATTCAACGCCGACGCGGACGGTGACGAGCTGCTGATTCCGGCCCAGACCGGCACCACCGTGGTCGGCGCCACGGGTCTCGATGACCAGTGGTCCGCTGAAAGCAGCTACGGCTACTCACTGGTGGACATCGCCGCTCCGGGTGGTCAGCGCGACCCGGTGACCTGCGAGACGGATCCCAACCTGTTCATCTTCTCGGTGGGTGCATGCAGCGGCTTCACCCAGTTCGTGTCGGCGCGCCCCTTCGACTTCTCGACCATCTGCAACTTCGAGACGACGCCGGTGTGGATCTTCTCCTTCGGCGTGCGGCCGGCGGCGGCCCACGTCGGCAGCGTCGCCGCGATGGTCGAGAGTCCGCTGAACGGCTGGCTACCCGGCTGGCTGGTGAGGCATCGACTTTTCCGCACGGCGGACGACGTGATCACTCCCGGATTCGATGCCTTCAGCGGCCGCGGCCGGGTCAACGCCTACCGGGCCCTCACAGAGTAG
- a CDS encoding DUF1232 domain-containing protein has protein sequence MPDAQTETQADDITLARVEEAFDAADLPPSRGLLSFYDRLRGRILKAVERKGGRLGQGAVKALLLVPDVFMLLVRLALDPEVPKSSRALVGGALAYFILPFDLMPEGLIGGAGFLDDLVVAMAVLAQSFGGELEPYARKHWSGSEDLRKVMLDITSTAQNLLGANLYGRLGRVLAKRGVYLEDQKPRQVEGDGTVN, from the coding sequence ATGCCTGACGCTCAGACTGAAACGCAAGCCGACGACATCACCCTCGCGCGGGTGGAAGAAGCTTTCGACGCTGCGGACCTTCCTCCCAGCCGGGGGCTGCTCTCCTTCTACGATCGTCTGCGCGGCCGGATCCTGAAAGCCGTCGAGCGCAAGGGCGGCCGTCTCGGCCAAGGTGCCGTCAAGGCCCTTCTGCTGGTGCCCGACGTGTTCATGCTGCTGGTGCGGTTGGCCCTCGATCCGGAGGTGCCGAAGTCTTCCCGGGCGCTGGTCGGCGGCGCCCTGGCCTATTTCATCCTGCCCTTCGATCTGATGCCCGAAGGCCTGATCGGCGGCGCCGGCTTCCTCGACGACCTGGTGGTCGCCATGGCGGTGCTCGCCCAATCCTTCGGCGGCGAGTTGGAGCCCTACGCCCGCAAGCACTGGAGCGGCTCCGAAGACTTGCGCAAAGTGATGCTCGACATCACCAGCACCGCCCAGAACCTTCTCGGCGCCAACCTCTACGGCCGCCTCGGCCGGGTGCTGGCGAAGCGCGGCGTCTATCTAGAGGACCAGAAACCGCGCCAGGTCGAGGGCGACGGAACCGTCAACTAG
- a CDS encoding UbiA family prenyltransferase, producing MSKLRHYAKLSRPFTLLPPLLGIVSGAICAFGSAHNPDPDYRLTASVVLTVVLGSLCASFLNAASNAINQIYDLEIDRLNKPNRPLVTGALSLREAWWFIGLFYVLALIPTWLVVPFPFETWGEKLTAPLARHETFFIYLAGMLFTFIYSAPAWGRTKTLGLMANLTIAIPRGVLLKVAGWAMVASVVYTEPWFIGAIFGLFLIGAAGTKDFADIEGDRAGGCKTLPIVHGVRKAAWIIAPFFVLPWILIPFGARWPDPQDPSLPILTGNTALLTGLGVGLTLWGGYTSYLLLRDPDSLTRTENHPSWRHMYLMMMAAQIGFALAYLV from the coding sequence GTGAGCAAACTCCGCCACTACGCCAAGCTGTCGCGGCCCTTCACCCTGCTGCCGCCGCTGTTGGGCATCGTCTCCGGCGCGATCTGCGCCTTCGGCTCCGCCCACAATCCGGATCCGGACTACCGCCTCACCGCCTCGGTGGTGCTGACGGTGGTGCTGGGTTCTCTCTGCGCCAGCTTCCTGAATGCCGCCTCGAACGCCATCAACCAGATCTACGATCTGGAAATCGACCGCCTCAACAAGCCAAACCGCCCGCTGGTGACCGGCGCCCTGTCGCTGCGCGAGGCGTGGTGGTTTATTGGGCTGTTCTATGTGCTGGCGCTCATTCCCACCTGGCTGGTGGTGCCCTTTCCCTTCGAGACCTGGGGCGAAAAGCTGACGGCGCCGCTGGCGCGCCACGAGACGTTCTTCATCTACCTGGCGGGAATGCTCTTCACCTTCATCTACTCGGCGCCCGCCTGGGGGCGCACCAAGACCCTCGGTTTGATGGCAAACCTTACCATCGCCATTCCCCGCGGCGTGCTGTTGAAGGTGGCCGGCTGGGCGATGGTGGCGAGTGTCGTTTACACCGAGCCCTGGTTCATCGGGGCGATCTTCGGATTGTTCCTGATCGGCGCCGCCGGCACCAAGGACTTCGCCGACATCGAGGGCGACCGGGCCGGCGGCTGCAAGACCCTGCCGATCGTCCACGGCGTGCGCAAGGCGGCGTGGATCATCGCCCCGTTCTTCGTGCTGCCTTGGATCTTGATCCCCTTCGGCGCTCGCTGGCCGGATCCGCAGGATCCGTCGCTGCCGATCCTCACCGGCAACACGGCGCTATTGACCGGCCTGGGTGTCGGGTTGACGCTGTGGGGGGGCTACACCTCGTACCTGCTGCTGCGGGATCCGGACTCGTTGACCCGCACCGAGAACCACCCTTCCTGGCGGCACATGTACTTGATGATGATGGCGGCGCAGATCGGCTTCGCCCTTGCATATCTCGTATAG